A stretch of the Egicoccus sp. AB-alg6-2 genome encodes the following:
- a CDS encoding class I SAM-dependent methyltransferase produces MPDAAPPIVPDADVLPAAGREGKDAALVQAMFDKVAARYDLANAALSLGQDAHWRRVTAQAAGPEGAEVLDVAAGPGNVAVELVARGAARVTALDLSFNMLAEGARRGHERIAWVNGDARALPFPDASFDAVTISFGLRNVPDPELALREFARVTRPGGRVVVCEFANPTWAPFRAVYRRYLVGALPAAAKVVSSAPAAYRYLADSILAWPDRRAVATWIASAGYEQVQVKDLAGGIVAVHRGYRTP; encoded by the coding sequence ATGCCAGACGCCGCCCCGCCAATCGTTCCGGACGCCGACGTGCTGCCGGCGGCCGGTCGCGAGGGCAAGGATGCGGCGCTGGTGCAGGCGATGTTCGACAAGGTCGCGGCCCGCTACGACCTCGCCAACGCGGCGCTGTCGCTGGGCCAGGACGCACACTGGCGGCGGGTGACGGCACAGGCGGCCGGGCCCGAAGGCGCCGAGGTGCTCGACGTCGCGGCGGGGCCGGGCAACGTGGCGGTCGAGCTCGTGGCCAGGGGGGCCGCACGCGTGACCGCCCTCGACCTGTCGTTCAACATGCTGGCCGAGGGCGCGCGGCGCGGCCACGAACGCATCGCCTGGGTCAACGGGGACGCCCGTGCGCTGCCGTTTCCCGACGCCTCGTTCGACGCCGTGACGATCTCGTTCGGGTTGCGCAACGTCCCCGATCCGGAACTGGCTCTGCGCGAGTTCGCGCGCGTGACCCGTCCCGGCGGCCGCGTGGTGGTGTGCGAGTTCGCGAACCCGACGTGGGCGCCCTTTCGTGCCGTCTACCGCCGCTACCTCGTCGGTGCCCTGCCTGCCGCCGCGAAGGTGGTGTCGTCGGCGCCGGCCGCCTACCGCTACCTGGCGGACTCCATCCTGGCGTGGCCGGATCGGCGTGCGGTCGCGACGTGGATCGCGTCCGCCGGCTACGAGCAGGTGCAGGTGAAGGATCTCGCCGGCGGGATCGTCGCCGTCCACCGCGGCTACCGCACGCCCTGA
- a CDS encoding MerR family transcriptional regulator, producing the protein MASDRDLDAPDAALAQAVVRPPAPPTADDDLEAPYTLDDVAAEVGAGRALLDAVARTGLLLPHHVDEDGEARYSAADLAAVRAGLTLLDAGLPLGELLDLARRTDAAVGEVATAAVDAFLRFVRDPVRGTSASETEAAQRLVTAYEQMLPATERLVAHHVRRRVLQEAAQRVPGALAGDDTDGGA; encoded by the coding sequence ATGGCCTCCGACCGCGACCTCGATGCGCCCGACGCCGCGCTGGCACAGGCCGTCGTACGTCCCCCCGCACCGCCGACTGCGGACGACGACCTCGAGGCGCCCTACACCCTCGACGACGTCGCGGCCGAGGTCGGTGCCGGCCGTGCGCTGCTGGACGCGGTCGCGCGCACCGGCCTGCTCCTCCCCCACCACGTCGACGAGGACGGCGAAGCGCGCTACTCGGCCGCCGACCTCGCCGCCGTCCGGGCCGGACTGACCCTGCTGGACGCCGGTCTGCCGCTGGGTGAACTGCTCGACCTGGCCCGGCGGACCGACGCGGCGGTCGGCGAGGTCGCCACCGCGGCCGTCGACGCGTTCCTGCGTTTCGTCCGCGACCCGGTGCGCGGCACCTCGGCGAGCGAGACCGAGGCCGCGCAACGCCTGGTCACCGCCTACGAGCAGATGCTGCCGGCCACCGAGCGGCTGGTCGCCCACCACGTCCGTCGCCGGGTGCTGCAGGA